One region of Oceanipulchritudo coccoides genomic DNA includes:
- a CDS encoding CBS domain-containing protein, whose translation MTTTAQNLLQSKGHEEIYSVKPDQTTYEALQLMAAKEIGAVAVMEEGQLLGILTERDYARKIVLHGRASRHTPVFDTMNRDYPTVTPETSLDQCMRKITDSRFRYVAVMEENTLLGLVSIGDIVKHIIAQQKASIEHLERYISGI comes from the coding sequence ATGACGACAACTGCTCAAAACTTACTCCAATCCAAAGGGCACGAGGAAATTTACTCGGTTAAGCCCGACCAGACAACCTACGAGGCCCTCCAGCTCATGGCCGCCAAGGAGATTGGTGCGGTCGCAGTCATGGAGGAAGGCCAGCTTCTGGGTATCCTCACGGAACGCGATTACGCCCGCAAGATCGTCCTTCACGGTCGGGCCTCCCGGCATACGCCCGTCTTCGACACGATGAACCGGGATTATCCAACCGTAACTCCAGAAACCTCGTTGGACCAATGCATGCGCAAGATCACCGACAGCCGCTTTCGTTATGTAGCCGTAATGGAGGAGAATACGCTTCTCGGGCTGGTTAGTATCGGGGACATCGTAAAGCACATCATCGCCCAGCAAAAAGCCAGTATTGAGCACCTTGAGCGCTACATCAGCGGGATCTGA
- a CDS encoding nucleotide sugar dehydrogenase, with translation MKIAIIGLGYVGLPLGLRFAEAGVPVLGLDIDPVKVEMLNKGRSYIKTIESDRVRSACDSGNFEASSEFSRVSEVEAVLICVPTPLSKYREPDISYVLDSGRKIAPYLVTDDRPKLVVLESTTYPGTTDTDLREVLEQGSGLKAGEGFHLAFSPEREDPGRKDHSVRTIPKVMGGYTEACLKRCVELYSKAIDAVHPVTSCRLAEATKLTENIFRAVNIALVNELKVVYHEMGIDVWDVIDAAATKPFGYMPFYPGPGLGGHCIPIDPFYLTWKAREYGQHTRFIELAGEINTRMPEYVINRVMEALNNEGKALKGSKVLILGLAYKPNVDDDRESPSYVLMELLEERGASVDYHDPFVPEIKLTREHAQFAGRKSLDIGEGPEPAIIGYDLVLLATNHAAYKELDFSTLNCPLVDTRNWIVRRPARYYKA, from the coding sequence ATGAAAATTGCCATCATTGGACTAGGTTATGTGGGCCTTCCACTGGGACTCCGCTTTGCGGAAGCCGGTGTGCCTGTTCTCGGCTTGGATATTGATCCGGTCAAGGTGGAGATGCTGAACAAAGGGAGGAGCTATATCAAGACGATCGAGTCGGACAGGGTCCGGTCGGCGTGTGACTCCGGAAACTTTGAAGCCTCCTCTGAATTTTCCCGCGTATCGGAAGTGGAAGCGGTGCTGATTTGTGTTCCGACTCCCTTGAGTAAATACCGCGAACCGGACATTTCCTATGTTCTCGATTCAGGCCGGAAGATTGCCCCGTATCTGGTAACCGATGACCGGCCCAAGTTGGTTGTGCTCGAATCAACAACTTATCCGGGCACGACCGATACGGACCTGCGGGAAGTCCTCGAGCAGGGATCCGGACTCAAGGCGGGAGAGGGATTCCACTTGGCCTTTTCTCCCGAGCGGGAGGATCCGGGTCGCAAGGATCACTCGGTCAGAACCATCCCGAAAGTCATGGGCGGTTATACGGAAGCGTGTTTGAAGCGCTGTGTGGAGCTGTATTCAAAAGCAATTGATGCGGTCCATCCAGTGACCTCCTGCCGTTTGGCTGAAGCAACCAAATTGACGGAAAACATTTTCCGCGCGGTTAACATTGCCTTGGTGAATGAGCTCAAGGTGGTTTATCACGAAATGGGAATTGATGTCTGGGATGTTATCGATGCAGCAGCAACGAAACCATTTGGGTACATGCCGTTTTATCCCGGGCCGGGTCTGGGGGGCCATTGTATTCCCATCGACCCGTTTTACCTGACGTGGAAGGCACGCGAATACGGGCAGCATACGCGATTTATCGAGCTGGCAGGAGAAATAAACACCCGCATGCCTGAATACGTGATCAACCGCGTCATGGAAGCGCTTAACAACGAGGGCAAGGCGCTCAAGGGAAGCAAGGTTCTCATCCTTGGTCTGGCGTATAAGCCAAACGTGGATGATGACCGTGAGTCGCCCAGCTATGTGCTGATGGAGCTTCTTGAGGAACGCGGTGCCTCGGTGGATTACCATGACCCGTTTGTGCCGGAAATTAAGCTGACCCGTGAGCATGCGCAGTTTGCCGGGCGAAAGTCCCTGGATATCGGGGAGGGCCCTGAGCCGGCCATAATCGGCTATGATCTCGTTTTGTTAGCCACAAACCATGCCGCCTACAAAGAGCTGGATTTTTCTACTTTGAACTGTCCCCTAGTGGATACGCGCAACTGGATCGTCCGGCGGCCAGCCAGGTATTACAAGGCTTAG